One Chionomys nivalis chromosome 4, mChiNiv1.1, whole genome shotgun sequence genomic region harbors:
- the LOC130872563 gene encoding tryptophan--tRNA ligase, mitochondrial-like — MALCSVPKARGCWSFIRALHKGPAATPAPQKDGVERVFSGIQPTGIPHLGNYLGAIESWVKLQEEYSTVLHGIVDLHSITVPQDPALLQQSILDMTAALFACGINPEKSTLYQQSQVPEHTQLSWILTCMVRLPRLQHLHQWKAKAARQKHEGTVGLLTYPVLQAADILCYKSTHVPVGEDQVQHMELVQDLARSFNQKYGEFFPLPKSILTSMKKVKSLRDLSAKMSKSDPDKLAIVGITDSPEEIVRKFRKAVTDFTSEVTYEPDSRAGVSNMVAIHAAVSGLSVEEAVRSGAGMDTARYKLLVADAVTEKFAPIRSEIEKLKKDKDHLKKILLAGSAKAKELAYPVFEEVKKLVGIL; from the coding sequence ATGGCGCTGTGCTCCGTGCCGAAGGCGCGTGGGTGCTGGAGCTTCATCCGGGCACTTCACAAAGGACCCGCAGCGACTCCTGCTCCCCAGAAGGACGGTGTGGAGCGCGTGTTCTCTGGCATCCAGCCGACAGGAATCCCCCACCTGGGCAATTACCTTGGCGCCATTGAGAGCTGGGTGAAGTTGCAGGAGGAGTACAGCACAGTGTTGCACGGCATCGTTGACCTCCATTCCATCACTGTCCCCCAGGACCCCGCCCTCCTCCAGCAGAGCATACTGGACATGACTGCTGCTCTTTTTGCCTGTGGCATAAATCCAGAGAAGAGTACCCTTTACCAGCAGTCTCAGGTACCTGAACACACTCAGTTAAGCTGGATCCTCACCTGCATGGTCAGACTGCCCCGGCTGCAGCATTTACACCAGTGGAAGGCTAAGGCAGCAAGGCAGAAGCATGAAGGGACAGTGGGCCTGCTCACATACCCGGTGCTGCAGGCGGCGGACATTCTGTGCTACAAGTCCACACACGTTCCTGTCGGGGAGGATCAAGTCCAGCACATGGAACTTGTCCAGGATCTAGCTCGAAGTTTCAACCAGAAGTATGGGGAGTTCTTTCCATTGCCCAAGTCCATTCTCACGTCTATGAAGAAAGTGAAATCCCTCCGTGACCTCTCTGCCAAAATGTCAAAATCAGACCCTGACAAACTGGCCATTGTCGGAATAACAGACAGCCCAGAGGAGATCGTGCGGAAATTCCGGAAGGCTGTGACGGACTTCACATCAGAGGTCACCTACGAGCCGGACAGCAGAGCTGGTGTCTCCAACATGGTGGCGATCCACGCAGCGGTGTCAGGCCTCTCGGTGGAGGAGGCGGTGCGCAGCGGTGCAGGCATGGACACAGCGCGCTACAAGCTGCTGGTGGCAGATGCTGTGACTGAGAAATTTGCTCCAATCAGGAGTGAGATTGAGAAACTGAAAAAGGATAAGGACCATTTAAAGAAGATTTTACTTGCTGGATCTGCAAAAGCCAAAGAATTAGCCTACCCTGTGTTCGAGGAGGTGAAGAAATTGGTGGGGATCCTGTAG